From a single Gimesia fumaroli genomic region:
- a CDS encoding DUF1501 domain-containing protein: protein MSASNSELPASRHLLNRRNFLNQTATGLSSIALSAMLAENQLLAANKETSRTVGGKTPIRPQIDPGNPFAPRDTHFPAAAKNVLVIFCSGACSHIDTFDYKPALIKMNGKPMPGGDKLVTFQGQQGNLTQSPWKFKPRGESGKMISDLVPHLGELADDICFLHSIKGKTNTHGPGENYMSTGFTLDGFPSMGAWTSYALGSENRDLPAYVAIPDPRGTPQASVNNWGPGFLPAAFQGTDFNAAQPIRNLNRPAAIASKTDRATRDYLQRLNEQHLERFPGDSELAARISSYELAARMQLSVPEISDLSQESSSTLSMYGIDDTKNQLKASYAKNCLLARRLIEKGVRFVQLFNGAYQTGGEGVSNWDGHKKIVDQYNVHGPVLDQPTAALIKDMKQRGLLEDTLVVWCTEFGRMPTFQKGASGRDHNPEGFTCWMAGAGVKAPFTYGATDEFGYKAVENVATVHDFHATILHLLGLNHERLTFYHNGLERRLTDVHGTVIKDILA, encoded by the coding sequence ATGAGCGCTTCAAACTCCGAACTTCCTGCCAGTCGCCATCTACTGAACCGCAGAAATTTCCTGAACCAGACTGCCACCGGCCTCAGCAGCATCGCCCTGTCCGCCATGCTGGCAGAAAACCAGCTCCTGGCGGCCAATAAGGAAACCAGCCGCACGGTCGGCGGAAAAACGCCCATCAGGCCGCAGATTGATCCCGGAAACCCGTTCGCCCCGCGCGACACCCATTTCCCGGCAGCAGCGAAGAATGTGCTCGTCATTTTCTGTTCGGGTGCCTGCAGCCACATCGACACATTCGATTATAAACCGGCGTTGATCAAAATGAACGGCAAGCCGATGCCCGGCGGGGATAAGCTCGTCACCTTTCAGGGGCAGCAGGGGAACCTCACACAGAGTCCATGGAAGTTCAAACCCCGAGGCGAATCGGGAAAAATGATCTCCGATCTTGTTCCTCATTTAGGCGAACTGGCAGACGACATCTGCTTTCTGCATTCGATCAAAGGGAAAACGAACACGCACGGACCAGGTGAAAATTACATGTCGACCGGTTTCACCCTCGACGGCTTTCCCAGTATGGGTGCCTGGACCAGCTATGCACTGGGTAGTGAAAACCGTGATCTCCCCGCTTATGTAGCGATTCCCGATCCTCGCGGCACGCCTCAGGCCTCCGTCAACAACTGGGGGCCCGGGTTCCTGCCCGCCGCCTTCCAGGGAACCGATTTCAACGCCGCCCAACCGATCCGCAATTTGAATCGACCGGCGGCCATCGCTTCGAAAACCGATCGAGCAACCCGCGATTATCTGCAGCGTTTGAATGAACAACACCTCGAACGGTTCCCCGGCGACAGCGAGCTCGCGGCCCGCATTTCGAGTTACGAACTGGCGGCCCGCATGCAATTGAGTGTCCCCGAAATCAGCGATCTTTCGCAGGAGTCTTCCAGCACACTCAGCATGTACGGCATCGACGATACGAAAAATCAACTCAAGGCCTCGTACGCGAAAAACTGTCTCTTAGCACGGCGGCTCATCGAGAAGGGCGTACGTTTTGTGCAACTCTTTAATGGTGCATATCAGACCGGCGGAGAAGGCGTCAGTAACTGGGACGGGCACAAAAAAATTGTCGACCAATATAACGTGCACGGCCCGGTTCTCGATCAGCCGACGGCGGCGCTCATCAAAGATATGAAGCAACGCGGCCTGCTCGAAGATACACTCGTCGTCTGGTGTACCGAATTCGGTCGCATGCCGACGTTTCAGAAAGGGGCCAGTGGTCGCGACCATAACCCGGAAGGCTTCACTTGCTGGATGGCGGGAGCCGGCGTCAAAGCACCGTTTACCTATGGTGCTACCGATGAGTTCGGCTATAAAGCGGTTGAGAACGTCGCCACCGTGCATGATTTCCACGCGACGATCTTACATCTGCTGGGGCTCAATCATGAGCGGCTAACCTTCTACCACAACGGCCTCGAACGCCGCCTGACCGACGTGCACGGCACCGTAATTAAAGATATCTTAGCATGA
- a CDS encoding DUF1553 domain-containing protein, producing the protein MTRSLTIVLLTSLFFAAPAIGEETPSKKTIDFEKQILPIFQENCFDCHDENTQESKLRLDRKSALLRGGDSGEPAIIAGQSGKSHLIKLVRGEEAGHLMPPDEQDRLSKAQIRLLEIWIDQGAPWPGPNGVVKQEAQTTDHWSFQPLAQVSPPAIKDDWITGGIDAFVLQKLHEKKLAHNPTADRRTLIRRLYLDVLGLPPSPKQVQQFLNDTAPDAYQKLVQTTLDSPHYGERWARHWLDLVRFAETHGFETNRERPHAWPYRDYVIQSFNADKPYDQFIKEQIAGDSFGNPIGTGYLVAGPYDLVKSPDINLTLMQRQNELDDMINTTGTAFLGLTLGCARCHNHKFDPITQADYYSMQAIFAGVRHGDKKLPVPDSRQKQIQLQQQQLVKLQTELEQYLSKTVSRQFTFIDDIPSTSGTDNNVAQVTLLQPLAGRGTNPAGTARGEQQDPGSPSHSANLSGGSYSWWKNRPDQPVIAWKPQVQGDYHIWLSWGAGFETHSSDARYVLDRDGNPETTDDWEQVALVDQKKFADGSKPSARKALWSGFHHAGVFTLTENEALLLVGGKTGTAVTADAVLFEAATPSGLTHQPIKPTFRKPVQATHNLERIDPVEAKFVRFTIRATNGAQPCLDELELFSRGTNVALAGAGGVASCSSTLPGHKKHQLKHINDGKFGNSHSWISNENEKGWVQIELAQPTVIDRIEWARDREGQYGDRLPVDYVIEASLTGTDWETIAGSSDRLPLSLPQSTLKSASVAYRFDHLPPEQAQAGKQLLAELKQVQHKLSVLQVTPTVYAGQFRQPGPTHRLYRGEPLAKREQVMPDAPDIFTNLNLKADTPERERRKCLAEWIASPKNPLTARVMVNRIWQFHFGQGFVTTPSDFGAGGVAPTHPELLDWLAQELIDNNWSLKHIHSLILNSATYQQSGKPNPSAIQIDAASQYWWRFPPRRLEAEPIRDSILAITGVIDLKQGGPGFSAFEVDAENVRHYHPKQSYGPEDWRRMIYMTKVRMEQDSVFGLFDCPDAATTVAKRSRSTTPLQALNLFNSAFLLQQADLFAKRLETEKPNDLPAQVKHAFELCFSRPPTKTEQAEAIAFISQHQLPAFCRALLNSNELLFIQ; encoded by the coding sequence ATGACTCGCTCACTCACCATCGTCTTACTGACATCATTGTTCTTCGCAGCCCCTGCTATCGGAGAAGAAACGCCGTCGAAAAAAACAATCGACTTTGAAAAACAGATCCTGCCCATCTTTCAGGAAAACTGTTTTGACTGTCATGATGAAAATACACAGGAAAGCAAATTGCGTCTGGATCGGAAGTCGGCGCTATTGCGTGGCGGCGATTCCGGTGAGCCGGCGATTATTGCAGGGCAAAGCGGAAAGAGTCACTTAATCAAACTCGTGCGCGGCGAAGAAGCCGGGCACCTGATGCCCCCCGATGAACAGGACCGACTTTCGAAAGCACAGATTCGTCTGTTGGAAATCTGGATTGATCAGGGGGCCCCGTGGCCCGGCCCCAACGGCGTCGTCAAACAGGAAGCGCAAACGACTGATCACTGGTCGTTCCAGCCTCTCGCACAAGTCTCGCCTCCCGCGATCAAAGACGACTGGATCACGGGCGGCATCGATGCGTTCGTATTGCAAAAGCTTCACGAAAAAAAACTGGCCCACAATCCGACCGCTGACCGCCGTACTTTGATCCGTCGACTCTATCTCGATGTGCTTGGCTTGCCCCCTTCTCCCAAACAGGTGCAACAGTTTCTGAATGATACTGCTCCGGATGCCTATCAGAAGCTTGTACAAACGACTCTTGACAGTCCGCACTACGGCGAACGCTGGGCACGTCACTGGCTCGACCTGGTTCGCTTTGCGGAAACGCATGGTTTCGAAACGAACCGCGAACGTCCTCATGCCTGGCCGTACCGCGATTATGTGATCCAGTCTTTCAATGCAGATAAGCCTTACGATCAGTTTATCAAAGAACAGATTGCCGGCGACAGTTTCGGGAACCCGATCGGGACCGGATACCTCGTGGCAGGTCCTTACGATCTGGTCAAAAGCCCGGATATCAATCTGACGCTCATGCAGCGACAGAACGAACTGGACGACATGATCAACACCACCGGGACCGCGTTCCTCGGTCTAACACTGGGCTGTGCTCGCTGTCACAATCATAAATTCGATCCGATTACACAAGCCGACTATTACTCGATGCAGGCCATCTTTGCCGGCGTGAGACATGGCGATAAAAAACTGCCCGTTCCCGATTCGCGACAGAAACAAATCCAACTCCAGCAACAGCAACTGGTAAAGCTGCAAACAGAATTGGAACAGTATCTTTCAAAAACCGTCTCGCGGCAGTTTACCTTTATTGACGATATTCCCTCTACCAGCGGTACCGACAACAACGTTGCCCAAGTCACACTGCTGCAACCGCTGGCAGGACGAGGGACCAATCCCGCGGGCACCGCACGCGGCGAACAACAAGATCCGGGCAGCCCCAGCCATTCAGCCAACCTGAGTGGCGGCAGTTACAGCTGGTGGAAAAACCGACCTGATCAACCAGTCATCGCCTGGAAGCCACAAGTCCAGGGTGACTATCATATCTGGCTTTCCTGGGGCGCTGGGTTTGAGACACACTCGTCAGACGCGCGCTACGTTCTGGACCGCGATGGAAACCCCGAAACCACCGACGACTGGGAGCAAGTTGCGCTCGTCGATCAGAAAAAATTCGCAGACGGCTCCAAACCTTCCGCCCGCAAAGCACTCTGGAGCGGCTTTCATCATGCGGGCGTATTTACGCTGACAGAAAACGAAGCACTCCTGTTGGTCGGCGGCAAAACCGGAACCGCCGTGACGGCAGATGCCGTGCTGTTCGAAGCGGCCACGCCGTCGGGACTGACACACCAGCCGATTAAACCGACGTTCCGCAAACCGGTTCAAGCAACCCATAATCTCGAACGGATTGATCCCGTCGAAGCCAAATTCGTCCGATTTACCATTCGCGCCACGAACGGCGCTCAGCCTTGTCTGGACGAACTGGAACTCTTTTCCCGAGGAACCAACGTTGCGCTGGCGGGAGCGGGTGGAGTCGCTTCCTGTTCCAGTACGTTGCCCGGTCACAAAAAACATCAATTGAAACACATCAACGACGGGAAATTCGGCAACTCACACAGTTGGATTTCGAATGAAAACGAGAAAGGCTGGGTCCAGATCGAACTGGCACAGCCGACCGTCATCGATCGGATCGAGTGGGCCCGCGATCGCGAAGGACAATACGGCGACCGCCTGCCCGTTGATTATGTCATCGAAGCCTCGCTCACTGGAACCGACTGGGAAACCATCGCGGGTTCGAGTGATCGTCTGCCGCTCTCGCTGCCGCAGTCGACTTTAAAATCGGCGTCGGTCGCCTATCGCTTTGATCATCTTCCTCCCGAACAGGCGCAAGCCGGGAAGCAATTGCTGGCAGAACTGAAGCAAGTCCAACACAAACTCTCGGTGCTTCAGGTGACGCCGACTGTGTATGCGGGACAATTCAGACAACCCGGCCCCACACATCGGCTGTATCGAGGTGAGCCGTTGGCCAAACGGGAACAGGTGATGCCTGATGCCCCCGATATCTTCACCAATCTGAATCTCAAAGCAGATACTCCGGAACGCGAACGCCGCAAATGTCTGGCTGAATGGATTGCCTCTCCGAAGAATCCGCTTACCGCTCGTGTGATGGTCAATCGCATCTGGCAGTTTCATTTCGGTCAGGGATTCGTAACGACGCCCAGCGATTTCGGAGCCGGCGGCGTAGCACCCACACATCCCGAACTGCTCGACTGGCTCGCGCAGGAACTGATCGACAATAACTGGTCACTCAAGCACATTCACAGTTTGATTCTCAACTCCGCCACTTATCAGCAGTCGGGCAAACCCAATCCGAGTGCGATTCAAATCGATGCGGCTTCCCAATACTGGTGGCGTTTCCCACCACGACGCCTTGAGGCCGAACCGATTCGCGATTCAATTCTCGCCATTACCGGTGTGATTGATCTCAAACAGGGAGGCCCCGGCTTCAGTGCCTTTGAAGTCGACGCAGAGAATGTACGGCACTATCACCCCAAACAATCCTACGGCCCCGAGGACTGGCGCCGCATGATCTATATGACCAAAGTCCGCATGGAACAGGATTCCGTCTTTGGTCTGTTTGACTGCCCCGATGCTGCCACAACGGTCGCTAAACGCAGCCGATCGACCACACCGCTCCAGGCGCTCAACCTGTTTAACAGTGCATTCCTGCTCCAGCAGGCCGATCTGTTTGCTAAGCGTCTCGAAACTGAAAAACCGAATGATCTTCCCGCGCAAGTGAAGCACGCCTTCGAACTCTGTTTTTCACGTCCACCAACAAAAACTGAACAGGCCGAAGCCATCGCTTTTATCTCCCAGCATCAACTTCCCGCCTTTTGTCGAGCTCTGTTGAACAGCAACGAATTACTGTTTATTCAATAA
- a CDS encoding carboxypeptidase regulatory-like domain-containing protein, with product MLKFLPPQFVILGMMILATGCGSGVDRPSTTKAEGTVTFENQPLEGASVSFIPENGRPASGFTDASGHFILRTFEDADGAIPGKHTVIISKVAADSQKPDDIYATQKSAIPEKYADLKKSGLTATVSTDGENKFDFDLKK from the coding sequence ATGTTGAAGTTTCTGCCCCCTCAATTTGTTATACTGGGAATGATGATTCTGGCCACGGGATGCGGATCGGGTGTCGATCGTCCTTCGACGACAAAAGCAGAAGGCACGGTCACGTTTGAGAACCAGCCATTGGAAGGTGCCAGCGTTTCGTTTATCCCGGAAAACGGGCGACCTGCTTCCGGTTTTACAGATGCGAGTGGCCATTTTATTTTACGAACGTTTGAAGATGCAGACGGGGCGATTCCGGGAAAGCATACCGTGATCATTTCCAAAGTCGCCGCCGATTCCCAAAAGCCGGATGACATTTATGCCACTCAGAAATCAGCTATCCCGGAAAAATATGCCGACTTGAAGAAGTCGGGACTCACTGCCACAGTGAGCACTGACGGAGAAAACAAGTTTGACTTTGATTTGAAGAAATAG
- a CDS encoding DUF1559 domain-containing protein yields the protein MSKRMRAGFTLIELLVVIAIIAILIALLLPAVQQAREAARRSTCKNNLKQLGIALHNYHDTHKRFPCTIHTNKTWGAVNSDHGGSWLVHLLPFIDQAPLYNVLDFNLDPAHQAQTASGQYAYEVVIPAFVCPSDTHEGFWTNGMSVDGTTNGQKRAVSNYSASMGSQQNGPGGTHNNYFGHGPVTRADTMNPREISGVIGHMSWAARIHDITDGTTNTIALGEVRPECSDHVRNGWMHVNTMYTGTGVAINFDTCEDSPGAASGTPNWFSGQWGNSQGFKSRHVGGAHFLLCDGSVRFLSENLDMVTYQRLGDRRDGEPVGEF from the coding sequence ATGTCAAAACGAATGAGGGCAGGTTTTACGCTCATTGAGTTGCTTGTCGTGATCGCGATTATCGCGATTTTAATTGCTTTGTTGTTACCGGCTGTCCAACAGGCGCGGGAAGCAGCACGACGGAGTACCTGTAAGAACAATTTGAAGCAATTGGGAATCGCACTCCACAATTATCACGACACCCACAAACGGTTTCCCTGCACGATTCACACAAACAAGACCTGGGGCGCCGTCAATTCAGATCATGGCGGCAGCTGGTTAGTGCATCTGCTTCCCTTCATCGATCAGGCACCGTTGTATAACGTTTTGGATTTCAATTTAGATCCCGCGCATCAGGCTCAGACCGCCAGTGGCCAATATGCTTATGAAGTTGTCATTCCTGCTTTTGTTTGTCCAAGTGACACACATGAAGGATTCTGGACCAATGGTATGAGCGTCGATGGAACAACCAACGGGCAAAAACGGGCGGTCTCCAATTATTCGGCCAGCATGGGCAGCCAGCAGAACGGACCGGGCGGGACTCACAATAATTACTTTGGCCACGGCCCTGTGACTCGCGCGGACACCATGAACCCACGAGAAATTTCGGGGGTGATTGGCCACATGTCCTGGGCAGCCCGGATTCATGACATTACCGACGGAACCACGAATACCATTGCCTTAGGCGAAGTCCGTCCGGAGTGTTCTGATCATGTTCGCAATGGCTGGATGCACGTAAATACCATGTATACCGGCACCGGCGTTGCCATTAACTTCGACACCTGTGAAGACAGTCCGGGCGCTGCCAGCGGAACGCCCAACTGGTTCTCCGGCCAATGGGGTAACAGCCAGGGGTTCAAATCGCGACACGTGGGCGGCGCCCATTTTCTGCTCTGCGATGGATCGGTTCGTTTTCTGTCTGAAAACCTCGATATGGTTACGTACCAGAGACTCGGAGATCGCCGAGACGGGGAACCAGTGGGCGAATTCTAA
- a CDS encoding alpha/beta hydrolase yields MPLFVTRILTVLFFFMIAVYLVPDEQAKSVEDPIKKDTVPSRVGAAAVPKGLVVVEDIFYREGDSSAWTLDLVMPKTRGKERRPALVFVHGGGWSSGDKRRGIFRTAPVEYAKKGYVCISVNYRLTSEAAFPACLEDAKCAVRWLRAHAEKYQVDPNRIGGYGNSAGAHLVSLLALVEKDKHLEGDGPWQNQSSVLNAVCVSAVPTDFTRWPGGVENKPRLIEFLEQPETSLQEQAKKASPISYVHAKAPPFLIFQGTRDRVVSVAQADQFVKALKAAGAKDVTYHRYPGAGHSVFTQNQKETDPLMEQFFERTLKKANTVTADSKANPMGE; encoded by the coding sequence ATGCCGCTATTTGTCACGCGTATTTTGACAGTCCTTTTCTTCTTCATGATTGCCGTTTATCTGGTTCCCGACGAACAGGCAAAATCTGTTGAGGATCCGATTAAGAAGGATACGGTTCCTTCTCGTGTCGGCGCGGCTGCGGTACCGAAAGGGCTGGTCGTTGTCGAAGATATTTTTTATCGCGAGGGAGACAGTTCTGCCTGGACACTGGATCTGGTGATGCCGAAAACACGCGGAAAAGAACGACGTCCCGCGCTGGTGTTTGTACATGGTGGCGGTTGGTCAAGCGGAGATAAACGTCGCGGTATTTTTAGAACAGCCCCAGTAGAATACGCAAAGAAAGGTTATGTCTGTATCAGTGTGAATTATCGTCTGACAAGTGAAGCCGCTTTTCCCGCCTGCCTGGAAGATGCGAAATGTGCGGTTCGCTGGTTACGGGCTCACGCAGAAAAGTATCAAGTAGATCCCAACCGGATCGGAGGTTATGGGAACTCAGCCGGCGCCCATTTAGTGAGCCTGCTGGCGCTGGTTGAGAAAGACAAGCATCTGGAAGGGGATGGCCCCTGGCAGAATCAGTCAAGCGTGTTGAATGCTGTTTGTGTTTCTGCAGTACCAACCGATTTTACACGTTGGCCCGGCGGCGTGGAAAACAAGCCCCGACTTATCGAATTTCTGGAACAGCCTGAAACCAGTTTGCAGGAACAAGCTAAAAAAGCATCGCCGATCAGCTATGTGCATGCCAAAGCCCCCCCGTTCCTGATATTTCAGGGAACCAGAGATCGAGTCGTCAGCGTGGCCCAGGCAGATCAATTTGTCAAAGCATTGAAAGCAGCTGGTGCCAAAGATGTCACCTACCACCGCTACCCGGGAGCCGGCCATAGTGTGTTTACCCAGAATCAGAAGGAAACGGATCCCCTGATGGAACAATTCTTTGAACGGACTTTGAAGAAGGCAAACACAGTAACTGCTGATAGTAAAGCGAACCCGATGGGGGAATGA
- the proB gene encoding glutamate 5-kinase, with protein MSLTRREVIETAETLVIKIGTNVLSCADDTLDPARIELLAEQIHRIKETGRKVVVVSSGAIGAGMGLLGLKERPKDLGHLQASAAVGQAHLIRRYDRCLRKHGYHAAQLLVTANDFKNRTRYLNVRNTIHTLFEYGAVPIVNENDTVSIQEIKFGDNDHLAAMVTSLVKKPLLVILSVVDGLYDGDPKSAGSRRISQVQDWTPELLALATDDSSSLGTGGMKSKLQAVRSATAVGENVIIANGQQEGILDQILKGEDVGTLFLAQGASVSAWKRWIGYTIRPKGKFHLDAGATKAIRDGGKSLLAIGIQSIDGTFESGEAVTLVSPSGEEFARGLSNYNSSDLAKIVMRRSDQIATILGAVPYSEVIHRDNLAVLENHPAL; from the coding sequence GTGAGTCTTACAAGACGTGAAGTAATCGAAACGGCGGAAACGCTGGTCATCAAAATTGGAACAAACGTTCTCTCTTGCGCGGACGATACACTCGACCCCGCGCGGATTGAATTACTGGCGGAGCAGATCCACCGTATCAAGGAAACCGGGCGGAAAGTCGTCGTCGTCTCCAGCGGTGCCATTGGTGCCGGCATGGGACTCTTGGGATTGAAAGAACGCCCCAAAGACCTCGGCCATCTGCAGGCTTCAGCGGCAGTCGGTCAGGCGCATCTCATCCGCCGCTATGATCGTTGCCTGCGGAAACACGGTTATCATGCAGCGCAACTCCTTGTGACAGCCAACGATTTTAAAAATCGCACTCGCTATCTCAATGTGCGGAATACGATCCATACCCTGTTCGAATACGGGGCCGTCCCGATCGTAAATGAAAATGACACGGTCAGTATTCAGGAAATCAAATTCGGCGATAACGATCATCTGGCGGCCATGGTGACCAGTCTGGTCAAGAAGCCACTGCTGGTTATCCTCTCGGTTGTGGATGGCCTGTACGACGGCGATCCCAAGTCAGCGGGGAGTCGCCGGATTTCCCAGGTTCAGGATTGGACACCTGAATTACTGGCACTGGCGACTGATGACAGCAGTTCACTGGGGACCGGGGGCATGAAGTCCAAACTCCAGGCCGTCCGTTCTGCGACGGCGGTCGGCGAAAATGTGATTATTGCAAATGGTCAGCAGGAAGGAATTCTGGATCAGATTCTCAAAGGGGAAGATGTGGGAACTCTGTTTCTGGCCCAAGGGGCTTCGGTCTCGGCCTGGAAACGCTGGATTGGCTATACCATTCGCCCGAAAGGGAAATTCCATCTGGATGCGGGGGCAACGAAAGCCATTCGTGATGGGGGAAAATCTCTGCTGGCGATTGGCATTCAATCCATTGATGGAACATTTGAAAGTGGTGAAGCTGTGACTCTGGTCAGTCCGAGCGGCGAAGAATTCGCCCGGGGACTGAGTAATTATAATTCCAGCGATTTAGCAAAGATTGTGATGCGACGTTCGGATCAAATTGCCACCATCCTCGGGGCGGTCCCTTATTCCGAAGTCATTCATCGGGATAATCTGGCAGTTCTCGAAAATCATCCTGCATTGTAG
- a CDS encoding amidophosphoribosyltransferase — MSELYHECGVAAVYHLPNKETSPLAPLGDPEKTSQLISRLLLDIQNRGQLAAGMTTFNPNRNQLIDTHKDVGTVTEVFQLNHQETFNDLMQKYEGPAAIGHVRYATCGKDDRSYAQPFERHHIQKSKWFSFGFNGQLANYQELCKEVLTESDFHLARETDTEILMHLISQELSKENPGELFDILGTLSQRLDGAYNIVFLDALGNMFVSRDPVGIRPLCYAFDGSLFAAASESVALANMGFEEDEIYSLPPGSAVVIQDGELTIREYAKPKQKAHCFFEWIYFANVCSTLDDQSVYITRKRLGEELAEQETVPIDDDTIVVPVPDTAKAAADSMAYHLSVPCLEGLIRNRYIGRTFIEGANRSDKVRAKYTPLPEVLEGKRVLLVEDTIVRSTTMKALISQLKERGRAKEVHVRVACPPIIGPCFYGIDMSTINELFAPRFLKGGEMSPEVEQAMADAIGADSLKYLPKESISRAVGLPGTSLCQACIDTTYPTEAGRQLYQIAVENSQNDNGDEDTHRTYDVSLTTPART; from the coding sequence ATGTCGGAACTATACCACGAATGTGGAGTTGCAGCCGTTTATCACCTTCCCAACAAAGAGACCAGCCCGCTGGCACCTCTGGGGGACCCTGAAAAGACATCCCAACTCATCTCCCGGTTACTGCTGGATATCCAAAATCGTGGTCAACTGGCGGCCGGGATGACGACGTTCAACCCCAACCGCAATCAGTTGATCGATACGCACAAAGATGTGGGCACCGTCACGGAGGTGTTCCAGCTGAATCATCAGGAAACATTTAATGATCTGATGCAGAAGTACGAAGGTCCCGCTGCCATCGGACATGTGCGTTATGCGACCTGCGGTAAAGATGACCGGAGCTACGCTCAGCCTTTTGAACGGCATCATATTCAGAAATCCAAATGGTTCAGCTTCGGCTTTAACGGTCAATTGGCGAATTACCAGGAACTCTGTAAAGAAGTTCTGACCGAATCCGATTTTCATCTGGCGCGGGAAACCGATACAGAAATCCTGATGCATCTGATCTCTCAGGAACTTTCGAAAGAAAATCCCGGCGAACTGTTCGATATACTGGGCACGCTCAGCCAGCGGCTGGACGGCGCTTATAATATTGTCTTTCTGGATGCACTCGGCAACATGTTTGTCTCGCGTGATCCGGTGGGCATTCGTCCGTTGTGTTATGCATTTGACGGTTCGCTGTTTGCCGCTGCCAGTGAAAGCGTGGCGCTGGCGAATATGGGTTTTGAAGAAGACGAAATTTACAGTCTGCCTCCCGGTTCTGCTGTGGTGATTCAGGACGGCGAACTTACCATCCGTGAATACGCGAAACCCAAACAAAAAGCACACTGTTTCTTTGAATGGATCTACTTCGCCAATGTCTGCAGTACGCTCGATGATCAGAGCGTCTACATTACCCGCAAACGACTGGGTGAAGAACTGGCCGAGCAGGAAACCGTTCCGATTGACGACGATACGATCGTCGTGCCCGTACCGGATACTGCGAAAGCCGCCGCCGACAGTATGGCTTATCACTTGAGCGTCCCCTGTCTGGAAGGTCTGATCCGCAACCGCTATATCGGCCGTACGTTTATCGAAGGTGCGAATCGTAGTGACAAGGTCCGTGCGAAATACACGCCGCTCCCGGAAGTTCTGGAAGGCAAACGGGTTCTGCTGGTGGAAGATACAATCGTTCGTTCTACCACCATGAAAGCGTTAATCAGCCAGTTGAAAGAACGCGGCCGTGCGAAAGAAGTGCATGTCCGCGTGGCCTGTCCGCCGATCATTGGCCCCTGTTTTTATGGCATTGATATGTCAACGATTAACGAGCTCTTCGCACCCCGTTTTCTGAAGGGGGGGGAGATGAGCCCGGAAGTCGAACAGGCAATGGCCGACGCGATTGGTGCCGACAGCCTGAAATACCTGCCTAAGGAATCGATTTCGCGTGCCGTCGGTCTACCCGGTACGTCCCTCTGCCAGGCTTGTATTGATACGACCTATCCCACGGAAGCGGGTCGCCAGTTGTATCAGATCGCCGTTGAAAATTCTCAAAACGATAACGGCGATGAAGACACCCACCGTACCTACGACGTTTCGCTCACGACTCCTGCCCGAACCTGA
- a CDS encoding acyl-CoA thioesterase, whose product MSASHEIEIRVRYNETDSMGFLHHGNYFTYFEMGRTELFRSQGGNYREMEEKGYLLVVAKIECKYRLPARYDDVLTLRTTLSRVTGAKLEHDYELFRDGASIARAHSVIACVDREGNIQRMPAAMEQLGTE is encoded by the coding sequence ATGTCTGCCTCACATGAGATAGAGATCCGCGTCCGTTATAACGAAACGGACTCCATGGGATTTCTGCATCATGGAAATTATTTTACGTACTTTGAAATGGGCCGCACCGAACTCTTTCGTTCTCAGGGAGGTAACTACCGTGAGATGGAAGAGAAAGGCTACCTGCTGGTAGTCGCGAAGATTGAATGCAAATACCGCCTGCCGGCCCGCTATGATGATGTACTGACGCTGCGGACTACGCTTTCCCGCGTCACCGGCGCCAAGCTGGAGCACGATTACGAACTGTTTCGAGATGGTGCCTCTATCGCCAGGGCCCACAGTGTGATCGCCTGCGTCGACCGGGAAGGCAATATTCAACGCATGCCCGCCGCGATGGAGCAACTGGGGACGGAGTGA